One region of Tamandua tetradactyla isolate mTamTet1 chromosome 6, mTamTet1.pri, whole genome shotgun sequence genomic DNA includes:
- the LOC143688459 gene encoding ret finger protein-like 4A has translation MAEHFKEVSRCRMCLAYLEKPMYLKCGYICCFQCMNSLQKEPHGEGLLCPSCPVVSQKNDIRPNWQLGRLVSKVKGQESHLGALLKMNPRMLQFQVDMALDVDTANNYLIISDDLRRMKCGHFTQNREERAERFQPICVLGTPRFTSGRHYWEVDVGTSREWDLGVCRDSVSRQQKIVLSSERGFWTVGLIKGDLYSASTVPLTHLWVSPRLQRVGIFLDMDIGNLSFCDVSDGSHIFTFTNIPAVETLRPFFAPSNPLHDDQGSLSICPGMSLGTATPEDYPEEGQIDLEQSNL, from the exons ATGGCTGAACACTTTAAAGAAGTAAGCAGATGCCgtatgtgtctggcttatcttgAAAAACCCATGTACTTGAAGTGTGGGTACATCTGCTGCTTCCAATGCATGAACTCTCTGCAGAAGGAGCCCCATGGGGAGGGTTTGCTGTGCCCCTCCTGCCCTGTGGTCTCTCAGAAGAATGACATCAGGCCCAACTGGCAGCTGGGGAGGCTGGTTTCCAAGGTCAAGGGCCAGGAGTCCCACCTGGGAGCTCTTCTGAAAATGAACCCAAGGATGCTGCAGTTCCAAG TGGACATGGCCTTGGATGTGGACACAGCCAACAACTACCTCATCATCTCTGACGACCTGAGGAGAATGAAATGTGGGCATTTCACACAGAATCGGGAAGAAcgtgctgagagattccaaccaaTTTGTGTACTGGGCACCCCTCGCTTCACCTCCGGCCGCCATTACTGGGAGGTGGACGTGGGAACAAGCAGAGAATGGGACCTGGGCGTTTGCAGAGACTCTGTTTCTCGACAACAGAAAATTGTATTGTCTTCAGAGCGTGGCTTCTGGACTGTGGGTTTGATCAAAGGAGACCTCTACTCAGCCAGCACTGTACCTCTGACTCATCTCTGGGTGAGCCCTCGATTACAACGGGTAGGGATTTTCCTGGATATGGATATTGGAAACCTTTCCTTTTGTGACGTTAGTGATGGATCCCACATCTTTACATTCACCAACATTCCTGCTGTGGAGACACTGCGCCCCTTTTTTGCTCCTTCAAACCCATTGCATGATGACCAAGGCTCCCTGAGTATCTGCCCTGGGATGAGTCTGGGCACTGCCACTCCCGAAGATTACCCTGAGGAAGGTCAAATAGACTTAGAGCAGAGCAATTTATAA